In the genome of Ancylomarina subtilis, one region contains:
- a CDS encoding helix-turn-helix domain-containing protein, translating into MIKAFLTSIFLLLLICSSKLQADQHFQNFHKYTTEHGIANNTILSIFQDSVGRIWIGCLEGLSLYDGSKFISFKNSDSLASNTIVFIDQINTNQLLLGTNKGNYIFSITEKTFTKILLPENENSPATALFRIKKKTFICSLKGIYEYNTQTHSGQKVHERPISCKQLSPDNKILLGTNNNGIWEANLKVDKLELSQFFATLTNESIKAIRFQRDGTPVILSEKGLWLGSKDRAKHVISGTFSSLDISPQDELLLGTHGQFIQQVYHKNEKFALKDYIGQDNKIFNDYFDAHINVLFKDHSGVIWIGTTRAGLDRIDRKKITYNKYKNKSQPHNPEAGYINALTQSEDGKIWVGTSGKGLYLLNKEKKELVPVKILNQNMDTLYIEALLQNKNNLYIGTRYHGIIVAKYPPRNFNQIRLSGQIYSSKAGLEKMDYIYSLKHFNNQLYISSAKGTFKYDFKTKHTEIIDSRPSINIKMDSLNNKWIVSDDMSLFFNQTQIKLETEVSDILLSKNQGIWVPTSKGLAFIENENKTPVFYNPPQKVIEFTSIKEDQQGNLWLGSRMGIYQFKPESKIFSTYQITGGAKANSFNHGKILQTSQDEFYWGSNDGLVSIRPFPGEYLPPAAFEVERDSLKNPAVFQVNNYSFNHQDDNSIAYRFSHPDSVWHLIAQNNAILDFSDLKKGSYTINISAVNADGLFNKSYQTINFDIENSNKSGLNWWLLLIVSLTGTIIIFFKRKQTPNPIEESESCSLIETPEDKIYNEWMCDDFMQKAIKIIEENLSNTSFGVSELYLSMQMSKSNFYRKLKTITDLSPNELIRFIRLQKSTQMLITPNLSVNEIAYEVGFNTPSYFTRCFKQQYGIAPSEYKEHYDSIYAIAE; encoded by the coding sequence ATGATAAAAGCATTTCTAACTTCTATCTTCTTACTTCTCCTTATCTGTAGCTCAAAACTGCAGGCTGATCAGCATTTTCAGAATTTTCACAAATACACAACAGAACACGGTATTGCAAACAATACAATCCTCTCAATATTTCAAGACTCAGTGGGCCGTATATGGATCGGATGCCTTGAGGGATTAAGCTTATATGATGGTAGCAAATTCATCAGTTTTAAAAACTCGGATTCACTAGCTTCGAACACCATCGTTTTTATTGATCAAATTAATACCAATCAGCTCCTATTGGGGACAAACAAAGGGAATTATATCTTTTCAATTACAGAAAAAACTTTCACAAAAATTCTCTTGCCCGAAAATGAGAATTCACCTGCCACTGCCCTTTTTCGAATCAAGAAAAAAACTTTTATCTGTAGTTTAAAAGGGATTTATGAGTACAACACACAAACCCATAGTGGGCAAAAAGTTCACGAAAGGCCCATCAGTTGTAAACAGCTATCTCCGGACAATAAAATTCTGCTAGGAACCAATAACAATGGAATATGGGAAGCCAATTTAAAAGTGGATAAACTTGAACTTAGCCAGTTTTTTGCAACTCTTACGAATGAATCAATAAAAGCCATACGCTTTCAACGTGACGGAACACCCGTTATTTTAAGTGAAAAGGGACTTTGGCTTGGTTCCAAAGACAGAGCTAAACATGTTATTTCAGGCACGTTCTCATCCCTTGATATTTCTCCGCAAGACGAACTACTTCTGGGAACCCATGGTCAGTTTATCCAACAAGTGTATCATAAAAATGAAAAATTTGCTTTAAAAGATTACATCGGGCAGGATAATAAAATATTTAACGATTACTTTGATGCACACATCAATGTTCTATTCAAAGATCATTCAGGTGTCATTTGGATAGGAACCACCCGTGCTGGTCTTGATCGAATTGACCGAAAAAAAATCACGTATAATAAGTATAAAAACAAATCACAGCCTCACAATCCTGAAGCAGGATATATCAATGCTCTCACTCAAAGTGAAGATGGTAAAATTTGGGTTGGGACTTCAGGCAAAGGCTTATATCTGCTCAACAAAGAAAAAAAAGAATTAGTTCCGGTTAAAATCCTGAATCAAAATATGGACACGCTCTATATTGAAGCTTTATTACAAAATAAAAACAACCTCTATATTGGTACCAGATATCATGGTATTATTGTAGCCAAATACCCGCCAAGAAACTTCAATCAGATTAGACTGTCAGGGCAAATCTATTCTTCAAAGGCTGGTTTAGAAAAAATGGATTACATCTATTCACTAAAGCATTTCAACAATCAACTGTACATTAGTTCTGCCAAAGGAACTTTTAAATACGATTTCAAAACCAAACACACAGAGATAATAGACAGCCGCCCTTCGATAAATATTAAGATGGACTCTTTAAACAACAAGTGGATTGTATCAGATGACATGTCACTATTTTTTAATCAGACTCAGATCAAGCTCGAAACAGAAGTTTCTGACATTCTCCTTTCAAAGAATCAAGGCATTTGGGTTCCCACATCAAAAGGATTGGCATTTATCGAGAACGAAAACAAAACACCTGTTTTTTATAATCCTCCCCAAAAAGTTATCGAATTCACTTCTATAAAGGAAGACCAACAAGGAAACCTCTGGCTGGGCTCACGTATGGGAATCTATCAATTCAAGCCTGAAAGCAAGATTTTTTCGACTTATCAAATCACTGGAGGAGCAAAAGCCAACAGTTTTAATCATGGAAAAATATTGCAAACATCACAAGATGAATTCTATTGGGGCAGTAATGATGGCCTTGTATCCATCAGGCCATTTCCTGGTGAATATCTACCCCCAGCAGCATTTGAAGTAGAGAGAGACAGTTTGAAAAATCCGGCCGTATTTCAAGTGAATAATTACTCGTTTAACCATCAGGATGATAATAGTATTGCCTATAGATTTTCGCATCCCGATTCGGTATGGCACTTGATTGCTCAAAACAATGCCATACTTGATTTTTCTGATCTGAAAAAAGGTTCTTACACAATAAATATAAGTGCTGTAAATGCTGATGGTCTTTTTAACAAGTCTTATCAAACGATTAATTTCGATATTGAAAATTCAAATAAATCGGGCCTAAACTGGTGGCTACTCCTAATTGTCAGCTTAACGGGTACAATTATCATATTCTTTAAACGGAAACAAACTCCAAATCCTATTGAAGAAAGTGAAAGTTGCTCACTGATCGAGACACCCGAAGACAAAATTTATAATGAATGGATGTGCGATGATTTTATGCAAAAGGCCATCAAAATTATTGAAGAAAACCTTTCAAATACTTCTTTTGGAGTAAGCGAGCTTTACTTAAGTATGCAAATGAGCAAATCAAATTTCTATCGAAAGCTCAAAACCATTACAGACCTGTCTCCTAACGAATTAATTCGATTCATCAGACTCCAGAAATCAACTCAAATGCTTATCACACCTAATTTAAGTGTGAATGAAATTGCTTATGAAGTGGGGTTTAACACGCCCTCCTATTTTACGCGCTGCTTTAAGCAACAGTATGGCATAGCCCCTTCGGAATACAAAGAGCACTACGATAGTATATATGCTATTGCTGAATAA
- a CDS encoding SusC/RagA family TonB-linked outer membrane protein — protein sequence MKEISKKLARQRSLLKQRSSWITGLCIVASLLTTTPASASINYRNTETAVQQDPNKEIQGQVLDKNGVSIVGVNILIKGTTTGTTTDINGNFKIMAPENSVLVFSFIGFLNQEIVITDNTTIDITLLEDTMGLDEVVVVGYGTQKKANLTGSITSVKGDEMVKKPMTDVRQALQGVSTGVTIIDRGGIPGEENLNINFRGIGSISSGTYPLVLIDGIEMSINDVNSNDIESISMLKDAAASAIYGAKAANGVILITTKRGLAGDFKVEYNGYYGWQTPATLPELVGAEDYLNLVNEALVNAGLDPKYSDDYIQKTVAGDDPINYPYINLFEELFDNAPIFNQSLRISGGSEKSKFALSLNHMDQDGMLKNVNSKKYGLRLNTDFQVKDNFKVRADLSYNRRDNEKPNRLGSAISAMVGTSPVTVLKYPNGVYGLNKDNTNALACLEVSGKNESVTENLNLKVGADLELLSGLTLKTDVSYKTSNKKYKNYQVAYDFRDPEDPDKVIQKWTPSKLWDGRWSNQEINLRALLDYKKTIGDHDIHVLTGAEATEYTAYSLEGYRNNLYSDDFAELNTGDAEGQTNSGYQEDWALMSYLGRVNYAFKGKYLLEANVRYDGSSRFSKGNKWGVFPSFSAGWRVTEEDFMNSLGIVNNLKLRGSWGQLGNQNIGYYKFSSTVYADFPYNFNDNEVNGYAQWYYANTDIKWETSEMIDLGFDLSLLDNKIEIVADWYQKDTKDVLMILPISYLTGLDASEINAGQLRNTGWELAITHRNTINDFKYSIGFNISDVKNELIDFAGSEPVINGWTIQKEGESLNAFYGYESDGLFQTQAEIDEHATQPNQSELRPGDIKLVDQNGDGEINDEDRKVIGSSIPHYSYGINLTAEYKGFDFSAFLQGVAKAENYFYGAPNEGPAYEIFTTKRVLDRWTPENTDATFPRLQAASNKNNYLYSDYWIRDASYLRLKNLQIGYSFSKPILEKLKLDKLRIYAGGTNLFTITDVESGLDPETYDGRPNYYPPVSTYTLGVQVRF from the coding sequence ATGAAAGAAATTTCGAAAAAATTAGCTAGGCAGCGCAGCCTTCTAAAACAACGTTCTTCATGGATAACAGGCTTGTGCATTGTGGCATCCCTACTAACTACCACTCCAGCATCAGCATCCATTAATTACCGCAACACGGAAACAGCCGTACAACAAGACCCGAACAAAGAGATTCAGGGCCAGGTTCTGGACAAAAATGGTGTCAGTATCGTCGGTGTCAACATCCTTATTAAAGGTACGACAACAGGTACAACAACAGACATCAACGGAAATTTTAAAATAATGGCACCAGAAAATTCGGTGCTGGTTTTCAGTTTCATTGGTTTCTTAAATCAAGAGATTGTAATAACAGACAACACAACAATTGATATTACCCTGCTGGAAGATACGATGGGACTGGACGAAGTTGTCGTCGTGGGTTACGGCACTCAGAAAAAAGCCAATCTTACGGGTTCAATCACGTCTGTAAAGGGCGATGAGATGGTGAAAAAACCAATGACTGATGTTCGTCAGGCTTTACAAGGTGTATCAACAGGTGTTACTATTATCGACCGAGGCGGTATACCAGGTGAAGAGAACCTCAATATTAATTTTAGAGGTATCGGCTCAATATCATCGGGGACTTATCCTTTAGTGCTTATCGATGGGATAGAAATGTCGATAAATGATGTAAACTCTAATGACATTGAAAGCATCTCGATGCTTAAAGACGCTGCTGCATCAGCCATATATGGAGCTAAAGCAGCTAACGGTGTTATTTTAATTACAACAAAACGCGGTTTAGCAGGAGATTTCAAAGTGGAATACAATGGCTATTACGGCTGGCAAACTCCTGCTACTCTTCCTGAGCTTGTAGGGGCTGAAGATTATTTAAACCTGGTTAACGAGGCCTTAGTTAATGCAGGATTAGACCCTAAATACTCAGATGATTATATCCAGAAAACAGTTGCTGGAGATGACCCAATTAATTACCCTTACATCAATCTTTTCGAAGAACTCTTTGATAACGCTCCGATTTTTAACCAATCGCTTCGGATTAGTGGTGGTAGCGAAAAATCGAAATTTGCTTTATCCCTAAACCATATGGATCAGGATGGTATGTTGAAGAATGTAAATTCGAAAAAATATGGTTTAAGATTGAATACCGACTTTCAGGTAAAGGACAATTTTAAAGTACGCGCAGATCTTTCATACAATCGTCGTGATAACGAAAAGCCAAACAGACTTGGATCTGCCATTTCGGCAATGGTGGGAACCTCTCCTGTTACAGTATTAAAATACCCCAATGGGGTGTACGGCTTAAATAAAGACAACACCAATGCCTTGGCATGTCTTGAAGTTAGTGGAAAGAATGAATCAGTAACAGAGAATCTTAACCTTAAAGTAGGAGCAGATCTTGAGCTACTATCAGGCCTTACTCTTAAAACGGATGTTTCTTATAAAACGAGCAATAAAAAGTACAAAAACTACCAGGTTGCCTACGATTTCAGAGATCCCGAAGATCCTGATAAAGTCATTCAAAAATGGACACCAAGCAAACTCTGGGATGGCCGTTGGAGCAATCAGGAAATCAATTTAAGAGCCTTACTCGATTACAAAAAAACAATTGGCGATCATGACATTCATGTATTAACAGGGGCAGAAGCGACAGAGTACACTGCATACAGCTTAGAAGGGTATCGAAACAATCTTTACAGCGATGATTTTGCAGAACTTAATACAGGTGATGCCGAAGGACAAACCAATAGTGGTTATCAGGAAGATTGGGCATTGATGTCTTATTTGGGTCGTGTTAACTACGCTTTCAAAGGCAAATATTTACTCGAAGCTAATGTTCGATACGATGGGTCGTCTCGTTTTTCCAAAGGTAATAAATGGGGTGTGTTCCCTTCATTTTCGGCAGGTTGGAGAGTAACCGAGGAAGATTTTATGAATTCTCTTGGAATCGTAAACAACCTAAAACTACGAGGCAGCTGGGGACAACTAGGAAATCAGAACATTGGCTACTACAAATTTAGTTCAACAGTTTATGCCGATTTCCCTTATAATTTTAATGATAATGAGGTCAATGGATATGCACAATGGTACTATGCCAATACGGATATCAAATGGGAAACAAGTGAAATGATTGACCTGGGTTTTGATTTATCATTACTTGATAATAAAATAGAGATTGTAGCCGATTGGTACCAAAAAGACACCAAAGATGTGTTGATGATTTTACCTATCTCCTACCTAACGGGTTTAGATGCCTCGGAAATCAATGCGGGTCAATTGAGAAATACGGGTTGGGAACTTGCAATTACTCACCGTAACACGATTAACGACTTTAAGTATTCAATAGGCTTCAACATATCAGATGTTAAAAACGAATTAATTGATTTCGCAGGAAGCGAACCTGTTATTAACGGTTGGACCATACAAAAAGAGGGCGAATCATTAAATGCCTTTTATGGATATGAATCTGACGGATTATTTCAAACACAAGCAGAAATTGACGAGCACGCCACTCAGCCTAATCAGTCAGAACTAAGACCTGGTGATATCAAGTTAGTCGATCAGAATGGCGATGGCGAAATCAACGACGAAGACCGTAAGGTAATTGGCTCATCAATTCCACATTACAGCTACGGGATTAACCTGACAGCAGAATACAAAGGCTTCGATTTCTCTGCTTTCCTTCAAGGTGTAGCCAAAGCTGAAAACTATTTCTATGGCGCTCCTAACGAAGGTCCTGCTTATGAGATTTTCACAACAAAAAGAGTATTAGATCGTTGGACTCCTGAAAATACGGATGCAACTTTCCCAAGATTACAGGCAGCCTCAAACAAGAACAACTACCTGTATAGCGATTACTGGATACGCGATGCCTCTTATCTTAGATTAAAGAACTTACAGATTGGTTATTCATTTTCGAAACCAATACTTGAGAAATTAAAACTGGACAAGCTTCGCATTTATGCTGGTGGTACTAACTTGTTTACAATTACTGATGTCGAGTCTGGTTTAGACCCAGAAACTTATGATGGTCGCCCAAATTATTACCCTCCTGTATCAACATACACATTGGGTGTGCAAGTGAGATTTTAA
- a CDS encoding RagB/SusD family nutrient uptake outer membrane protein produces MNKNILLIAIALLSILTGCSDDFLERTPSDQVSSANFFKQEKDLVYAVNAAYASIGFNNWGTDYGYSTDLLRIEAITDNALDHHSWNAGYRLADGTASSYDWYVESRWMERYRGIQRVNRILEGADGVTDINEDYKARLLAEAKFLRAYFYFDLVYLFGDVPYLTSSISPEETTPAIDTDGEKIASEACKRTDKTTILNDLVNQLTILASDLPTSYSSEDVGRITKGAALSFKARILLYQERWAEAATAAKEVMDLGVYTIYPSYGKMFTYEGIGNSEVIFDLQELKEKQWNFTMQNYGPNSVGGWSSGCPLQSLVDSYECTDGKTIAESALFDANDPYANRDPRLTYSILYPGHDWRYGVFNTIPGATYPGKTIVAGDDLTDNTSGQWNKTGTGYNWLKYISEDDVDNGDYWNGSIHYILIRYAEVLLTYAEAKIEANDIDQSVYDAINEIRQRADVNMPIIASGKTQTELREIVRRERRVELAFEGLRLMDIRRWKIAENVMPGVPEGLSYIDPDSGENVTLSWGTRVFDTNKHYLWPIPQAEIDITHLEQNPGW; encoded by the coding sequence ATGAACAAAAATATATTACTAATAGCTATCGCTTTATTGTCGATTTTGACAGGCTGTAGCGATGATTTTTTGGAACGCACACCGAGTGATCAAGTATCCTCTGCAAATTTCTTCAAACAAGAAAAAGATTTAGTGTATGCTGTTAATGCGGCTTATGCATCTATAGGCTTTAACAACTGGGGAACAGATTACGGTTACTCAACCGATTTGCTTCGAATTGAAGCTATAACCGATAATGCATTGGATCATCACTCCTGGAATGCTGGATATCGATTAGCTGATGGCACTGCTTCATCTTACGACTGGTATGTAGAAAGCCGTTGGATGGAACGTTACAGAGGAATTCAAAGAGTAAATAGAATATTGGAAGGTGCCGATGGCGTTACCGATATTAATGAAGATTATAAAGCACGTTTATTGGCCGAAGCCAAATTTCTTAGAGCCTATTTCTATTTCGACTTAGTGTATTTGTTTGGCGATGTCCCTTATCTAACCTCTAGTATTTCTCCAGAGGAGACAACTCCTGCTATTGATACCGATGGTGAAAAGATCGCTTCTGAAGCGTGCAAAAGAACCGACAAAACGACCATTCTTAATGATCTTGTGAACCAATTAACAATATTGGCCAGCGATTTACCTACATCTTACTCAAGTGAGGATGTGGGGCGCATTACTAAAGGTGCTGCTTTATCGTTCAAGGCTCGTATCCTTTTATATCAGGAAAGATGGGCTGAAGCAGCCACAGCAGCCAAAGAAGTGATGGATCTTGGTGTTTATACCATTTATCCCAGCTATGGCAAAATGTTTACCTACGAAGGCATAGGGAATTCTGAGGTAATATTTGACCTTCAGGAGCTAAAAGAGAAACAATGGAATTTCACTATGCAAAACTACGGCCCTAACTCAGTAGGCGGTTGGAGTAGTGGTTGTCCTTTACAGTCTCTGGTAGACAGTTACGAATGTACCGATGGAAAGACAATCGCAGAATCGGCTTTGTTTGATGCTAATGACCCTTATGCAAACCGTGACCCGCGTTTAACTTATTCCATTCTTTATCCCGGTCATGACTGGAGATATGGCGTATTCAATACCATTCCAGGAGCCACTTACCCTGGAAAAACTATCGTAGCCGGCGACGACTTAACAGACAATACAAGTGGCCAATGGAACAAGACAGGCACGGGCTACAACTGGTTAAAATACATTTCCGAAGATGATGTTGATAATGGTGATTATTGGAACGGCTCTATCCATTACATTCTAATTAGATATGCCGAGGTTCTTTTAACCTATGCCGAAGCTAAGATTGAAGCTAATGATATCGATCAATCGGTATACGATGCCATTAACGAAATCCGCCAACGTGCCGATGTTAACATGCCAATAATCGCTTCAGGCAAGACTCAGACTGAATTGCGAGAGATTGTCAGACGTGAAAGAAGAGTGGAATTAGCATTCGAAGGTTTGCGTCTAATGGATATCAGAAGGTGGAAAATTGCAGAAAATGTAATGCCAGGTGTACCTGAAGGTTTAAGCTACATTGATCCTGATTCTGGTGAAAATGTGACCCTTTCGTGGGGAACTCGTGTTTTTGATACCAACAAACATTACCTATGGCCTATTCCACAAGCTGAAATAGATATTACTCATTTAGAACAAAACCCTGGTTGGTAG
- a CDS encoding PEGA domain-containing protein, translated as MKLNILYSLCILAFCFFRCNSDDEKTEISSPKISITSPYEGYIYIDGKYIGSKTPKEVFLPNGTHVIGVAMDETRTYLRTEIEITDEVTSINLTESDQPEPKKWKALWIGVETVAHDDCTSSYSKEELDQAYDYFCWSIKEHFEKFSYNTTKWELVREDYPEILNLDESNSGLLIDPSTIASLKPEIKPGDYDAVFCFYREKDGDCQMAANFFGLAWLDPLALDIKAGYVIVKFDDYRSNSVYDRLQWYKNNDPGVWCHEWLHTVGEGFYQNLGSELPEKNSQGLVIHSAETYKYKYPWLAWYEDIIAGRVKHLNRPHEYVGIGPETLLKYNVRDLAVK; from the coding sequence ATGAAATTAAATATTTTATACTCACTATGTATTTTGGCTTTCTGTTTTTTCAGATGCAATTCTGATGATGAAAAAACCGAAATTAGTTCTCCCAAAATTAGCATCACAAGTCCATACGAAGGATATATATATATCGATGGTAAATACATAGGATCCAAAACACCCAAAGAAGTTTTTCTCCCTAACGGAACTCATGTTATTGGTGTAGCGATGGATGAGACCCGAACTTATTTAAGAACAGAAATTGAAATTACCGACGAAGTCACTTCGATTAATTTAACCGAATCGGATCAACCTGAACCTAAGAAATGGAAAGCCCTATGGATAGGTGTTGAGACAGTCGCTCACGACGATTGTACATCGTCATATAGCAAAGAAGAACTAGATCAGGCCTACGATTATTTTTGTTGGAGTATTAAGGAACATTTTGAAAAATTCTCATACAACACGACTAAATGGGAGCTTGTTAGAGAAGACTACCCAGAAATTTTAAATCTTGATGAATCCAATTCAGGCTTACTAATTGATCCTTCGACAATAGCCTCTTTAAAACCTGAAATTAAGCCTGGTGATTACGATGCCGTCTTTTGCTTTTATAGAGAAAAAGATGGAGACTGTCAGATGGCGGCTAACTTTTTTGGCTTAGCATGGCTCGATCCTCTAGCTCTTGATATTAAGGCAGGTTATGTGATTGTAAAATTCGACGATTATAGAAGCAATAGTGTCTATGACCGATTGCAATGGTATAAAAATAATGATCCAGGTGTATGGTGTCATGAATGGCTTCATACTGTAGGCGAAGGTTTTTATCAAAATTTAGGGTCAGAACTTCCTGAAAAAAATAGTCAAGGATTAGTAATTCACAGTGCCGAAACATATAAATACAAATACCCTTGGTTGGCTTGGTACGAAGATATTATAGCGGGGCGCGTAAAACATTTAAACAGACCTCATGAATATGTTGGTATTGGACCAGAGACTTTATTAAAATATAATGTTAGAGATTTAGCAGTTAAATAA
- a CDS encoding aldose epimerase family protein, with protein MIQTQAFSQTNPTVKLFVITNKNGVCAKITNYGAILTSLKLPLKSEDREVVLGFDSLEDYQSEVYLKDYPYFGAIIGRFANRINQGKVTIAGKGIQLPTNHGKHLLHGGHSGFDKQIWEAEILSESKLQLSLHSKDGDQNFPGNMKINVIYELNNDNELAIYYSATCDKTCPINLTSHTYFNFTGGKENILNHELQIDSDKIIETNYELIPTGNFAEVKNSTYDFNSKKKLNRDIAIIENYDDCYVLKTEGETLMKVAELYEEKSNIRMDISTDFAGLQVYTGKFINVERNDKFGPFSGIALETQDFPDAPNQTNFPHGLIHPGEVYEHQTRYQFHF; from the coding sequence ATGATTCAAACCCAAGCATTCAGCCAAACAAACCCAACGGTTAAACTATTTGTAATTACAAATAAAAATGGTGTGTGCGCAAAAATCACAAACTATGGGGCTATTCTGACCTCACTAAAACTTCCTTTAAAATCGGAAGATCGAGAAGTTGTTTTGGGTTTCGATTCTTTGGAAGACTATCAATCTGAAGTCTATTTGAAAGACTATCCCTATTTCGGAGCGATCATAGGTCGATTTGCAAATCGAATCAATCAGGGAAAGGTGACTATAGCTGGTAAAGGAATCCAATTACCAACCAACCACGGCAAGCATTTATTGCACGGTGGACATTCAGGTTTCGACAAACAAATTTGGGAGGCAGAAATACTCAGTGAATCAAAATTACAGCTTAGTCTACATAGCAAGGATGGGGATCAGAACTTTCCGGGAAATATGAAAATTAATGTGATCTATGAGCTAAATAATGACAATGAATTAGCCATTTATTATTCGGCAACTTGCGACAAAACTTGCCCCATAAATTTAACCTCACATACTTATTTCAACTTTACAGGAGGCAAAGAAAACATCCTAAATCATGAGCTACAAATTGATTCTGATAAGATTATTGAAACCAATTACGAACTCATTCCTACCGGGAATTTTGCAGAAGTAAAAAATTCAACTTACGATTTTAACTCTAAAAAGAAACTCAATAGAGATATAGCAATAATTGAGAATTATGACGACTGCTACGTCTTAAAAACAGAGGGCGAAACTCTAATGAAAGTTGCAGAACTCTACGAAGAAAAATCGAATATCAGAATGGATATATCTACCGATTTTGCAGGACTACAGGTTTACACAGGCAAGTTCATTAATGTAGAGAGGAATGATAAATTTGGCCCCTTTTCAGGCATCGCTCTCGAAACTCAAGACTTCCCCGATGCGCCAAATCAAACCAATTTCCCACATGGACTTATTCATCCGGGTGAAGTGTATGAACACCAAACCCGATACCAATTTCATTTTTAA
- a CDS encoding GntR family transcriptional regulator, whose protein sequence is MLNQIFKISSDSGIPKYKQLINSLLEAIETGVIQKADRLPSINAICKEFALSRDTVLVAFNELKARGVISSVPGKGYYVESTVTQFKHKIFLLFDELNAFKEVLYNSFLESLKGQAVVDIYFHHFNRQVFKDLIEASSGAYTSYVIMPAKFNDAYSILKQLPEDKVYILDQTNASLKKHYPSVHQNFEKDIFSALNFGSKELEKYQKLFLVFPGGKEPLGQMKGFQKFCEQNKDKWASEVISSLDNHRINKGEVYIVPSDRDLVSLVKAAKLNKLNLGIDLGIISYNDTPLKEVVADGITTISTDFAAMGEHLANMVLNKENLQLENQSSLIRRKSL, encoded by the coding sequence ATGTTGAATCAAATTTTTAAAATTTCTTCCGATTCCGGTATTCCTAAATATAAGCAATTAATCAACTCATTACTGGAGGCTATTGAGACAGGTGTCATACAAAAGGCTGATCGCTTACCTTCAATTAATGCAATCTGTAAGGAATTCGCACTATCGAGGGATACGGTTTTAGTTGCTTTTAACGAACTCAAAGCACGTGGAGTCATATCATCTGTTCCGGGTAAGGGCTATTATGTGGAGAGTACGGTCACTCAATTTAAGCATAAAATTTTCCTTTTATTCGATGAATTGAATGCTTTTAAAGAAGTACTTTATAATTCTTTTCTTGAGAGTTTAAAAGGGCAGGCTGTTGTCGATATCTATTTCCATCATTTTAACAGACAGGTGTTTAAGGATTTGATTGAAGCAAGTAGTGGTGCTTATACCTCTTATGTAATAATGCCTGCAAAGTTTAACGACGCCTATTCAATTCTTAAACAGTTGCCTGAGGATAAGGTTTATATTCTCGATCAAACGAATGCAAGCCTGAAAAAACATTATCCATCCGTTCATCAAAATTTTGAAAAAGATATATTTTCAGCTTTAAATTTTGGTTCGAAAGAACTTGAAAAATATCAGAAACTTTTTCTCGTTTTTCCAGGAGGGAAAGAGCCTCTGGGGCAAATGAAAGGTTTTCAGAAATTTTGTGAACAGAATAAGGATAAATGGGCTAGTGAAGTTATTTCAAGCTTGGATAATCATCGAATTAATAAGGGGGAAGTTTATATCGTACCCTCTGATAGGGATTTGGTTTCTCTAGTGAAAGCTGCAAAGCTTAATAAACTGAATTTGGGAATCGATTTGGGTATTATCTCCTATAATGATACTCCGCTTAAGGAGGTCGTCGCTGATGGAATAACAACGATATCAACAGATTTTGCTGCTATGGGTGAGCATTTGGCAAATATGGTTTTAAATAAAGAAAACCTGCAATTAGAAAATCAGTCCTCTTTAATTAGAAGAAAATCATTATAA